One Ignavibacterium sp. DNA segment encodes these proteins:
- the fliF gene encoding flagellar basal-body MS-ring/collar protein FliF — translation MSKKPSDAIAGLLNQLSLQQKVIIGGSVILTTILLIVLFTFLNEPSYSPLYSNMTSDDASKVIEFLNSQKIQYKIEDNGKTILVPKDKLYETRLNLAGKGIPTSGTIGYELFDKSTMGMSEFMQKLNYKRSLEGELSRTILGINGIDGVRVHIVFPERTIFRDEQKQPTASVVLKLKDNFALPRTSSLAIVNLVASAVEGLSTNAITLIDTKGKLLWKEDDENSVSFSSTKQYEIKNSVESYLVQKVQTMLDNILGYGNAMIQVNADLNFDQVEKTMETYDPEQQVVVSEQSLVSNNAGKSISDTSAQNSQSSTTNYEIGKTIERVVQGSGNITRLSVAAVINDIPKEVQKGDQKEIVFEPRSPEQLRKLEDLIKNAVGLDPERNDQISLVNLPFQTTTTSDFVEENSNWFEDSDGISNLILVIIAIIGAIFLLRGLMSKLKNEQIFIGGVNSELALQAPISEIALKSKKAPQILTEMKKKKELLPIGDIEDEISDEAINKKNRQEKISNYVSKNPTEAAKLINAWLHEDE, via the coding sequence ATGAGTAAAAAACCATCAGATGCAATAGCAGGGCTGTTAAACCAACTTTCATTACAACAGAAAGTGATTATTGGCGGCTCGGTAATTTTAACTACAATATTATTAATTGTTCTCTTTACATTTCTTAACGAACCATCATACTCGCCATTGTATTCCAATATGACTTCTGATGATGCTTCAAAAGTAATAGAATTTTTAAACTCACAAAAAATTCAGTATAAAATTGAAGATAATGGAAAAACAATTCTTGTTCCTAAAGATAAACTTTATGAAACCAGGCTTAATCTGGCTGGCAAAGGAATACCAACATCAGGGACAATCGGTTATGAACTTTTTGATAAAAGCACCATGGGGATGTCTGAGTTTATGCAAAAGCTAAACTACAAACGCTCACTTGAAGGCGAGCTATCTAGAACAATCCTTGGAATAAATGGAATTGATGGCGTAAGAGTTCATATTGTGTTTCCTGAAAGAACAATTTTTCGGGATGAGCAAAAGCAACCTACTGCTTCTGTTGTTCTTAAGTTGAAAGACAATTTTGCTTTGCCCAGAACAAGTTCACTTGCAATAGTAAATCTTGTAGCAAGCGCAGTTGAAGGGCTATCAACCAATGCTATTACATTAATTGATACAAAAGGAAAACTGCTTTGGAAGGAAGATGATGAAAACTCAGTCTCGTTTTCAAGCACTAAACAATACGAAATAAAAAATTCTGTTGAAAGTTACCTTGTTCAGAAAGTTCAGACTATGCTGGATAATATTTTAGGATACGGCAATGCAATGATTCAGGTTAATGCAGATCTTAATTTTGATCAGGTAGAAAAAACAATGGAAACCTATGATCCTGAACAACAGGTAGTTGTAAGCGAACAAAGTTTGGTTTCTAATAATGCAGGCAAAAGTATAAGTGATACATCTGCACAGAATAGTCAGAGCAGTACAACAAATTATGAGATTGGAAAAACAATCGAGCGAGTTGTACAAGGAAGCGGAAATATTACCCGTTTAAGTGTTGCTGCAGTTATCAATGACATTCCGAAAGAGGTTCAGAAAGGAGATCAGAAAGAAATTGTTTTTGAACCCCGCTCTCCCGAGCAATTGAGAAAATTAGAAGACCTTATTAAGAATGCTGTAGGATTGGATCCTGAAAGAAATGATCAGATCTCATTAGTTAATCTGCCATTTCAGACTACAACAACCTCTGATTTTGTAGAGGAAAATTCAAACTGGTTTGAAGATTCAGATGGAATATCCAATCTGATTTTGGTGATAATAGCTATTATTGGTGCTATCTTCCTGCTTAGAGGATTAATGTCTAAACTTAAAAATGAACAAATATTTATTGGCGGAGTTAATTCAGAGCTGGCATTACAAGCTCCTATCTCTGAAATAGCTTTGAAAAGTAAAAAAGCACCTCAAATACTTACAGAGATGAAAAAGAAAAAAGAACTTTTGCCAATTGGAGATATTGAAGACGAAATATCTGATGAAGCGATCAACAAGAAAAATCGTCAGGAAAAAATAAGCAACTATGTCTCAAAAAATCCTACCGAGGCGGCTAAACTTATAAATGCATGGTTACACGAGGATGAATAG
- the fliG gene encoding flagellar motor switch protein FliG: MVKTEEKDREREISGVQKAALLLIALNIETASAVFKYLDPEQVEKISAEITRVKNIPSTTVDKIMQDFYDMVTAREYVLEGGLEYAQAVLEKSFGPQKAMEIIDKVKTLTTLKGFDVLKKAESTQLVNFLSKEHPQTIALILCHLSPDQTAEALKELPEPFRSDVAYRIATLGKVSPQTLKQIERVVDEMAGSSMSQSVSKIGGTKTLATILNRLNVSMSKDILDKMDGHDSEVALEIKRLMFLFEDIINIQDKDIQKILKEVDRKDLALSLKVADEKLKNKIFSNMSERAADLLKEELQFMGMVKLKEVEVAQAKIIDIVKSLEETGEISINLQGSKEDVYV, encoded by the coding sequence ATGGTTAAAACAGAAGAAAAAGACAGAGAAAGAGAAATTTCGGGTGTTCAAAAAGCTGCTCTGCTTTTAATTGCACTGAATATAGAAACAGCATCTGCTGTGTTTAAATATCTTGACCCCGAACAGGTTGAAAAAATTTCTGCTGAAATAACCCGGGTTAAAAATATCCCTTCTACAACAGTAGATAAAATTATGCAGGATTTTTATGATATGGTTACTGCCCGCGAGTATGTGCTCGAAGGAGGGCTTGAATATGCACAGGCAGTTCTGGAAAAATCTTTTGGTCCGCAGAAAGCAATGGAGATTATTGATAAAGTTAAAACTCTGACAACACTTAAAGGTTTTGATGTACTTAAGAAGGCTGAATCAACACAGCTAGTTAATTTTTTAAGCAAAGAACATCCGCAAACAATTGCATTAATACTTTGTCATCTAAGTCCTGATCAAACGGCAGAAGCACTTAAAGAATTACCCGAGCCTTTCAGATCGGATGTAGCCTACAGAATTGCAACACTCGGAAAAGTTTCTCCGCAGACTTTAAAACAGATAGAACGAGTTGTTGATGAAATGGCAGGATCATCAATGAGTCAATCAGTTAGCAAGATTGGCGGCACCAAAACTCTTGCAACAATTTTAAACCGGTTAAATGTTTCGATGAGCAAAGACATACTGGATAAAATGGATGGACACGATAGTGAAGTTGCTCTGGAGATAAAAAGGTTAATGTTCTTGTTTGAGGATATAATAAATATTCAGGATAAAGACATTCAGAAAATACTTAAAGAAGTTGATAGAAAAGATCTTGCACTATCTTTAAAAGTTGCAGATGAAAAATTGAAGAATAAAATATTCTCCAATATGTCTGAACGAGCTGCAGATTTGTTAAAAGAAGAACTTCAGTTTATGGGTATGGTTAAACTTAAAGAAGTTGAAGTTGCACAAGCTAAAATTATTGATATTGTTAAAAGTCTTGAAGAAACAGGAGAGATCTCAATAAACCTTCAGGGCAGCAAAGAGGATGTGTATGTCTGA
- a CDS encoding FliH/SctL family protein: MSDVIKINRRPTNIVAFSESASVFHTSAEQEKENHQIALHNQYTKGFSDGQKAIKEKIEAEYNQKLLLKYSDLTNLISELNEKAQHLDSQFEEVVIAVSFLLAEAIIKKEISKESIIKQVLEEALRKVIGANEILVRLNPADYQSIIEDEKSFQLKDSFSHIKFEKDERIEQGGCFIESEIGNADGRISSQLNELKRKFEAAINSD, translated from the coding sequence ATGTCTGATGTTATTAAGATAAACAGAAGACCTACAAATATTGTTGCATTTTCAGAATCAGCGTCTGTTTTTCATACTTCAGCAGAACAGGAAAAAGAAAACCATCAGATAGCTCTGCATAATCAATACACAAAAGGGTTTAGTGACGGTCAAAAAGCAATAAAAGAAAAAATTGAAGCTGAGTATAATCAAAAACTACTGCTTAAATATTCTGATCTGACTAATCTGATTTCGGAGCTTAACGAAAAAGCTCAGCATCTTGATAGTCAGTTTGAAGAAGTTGTAATTGCGGTTTCTTTTCTGCTTGCTGAAGCAATTATTAAAAAGGAAATATCCAAAGAGTCTATTATTAAACAGGTTCTTGAAGAAGCATTAAGAAAGGTTATCGGTGCAAACGAAATTCTTGTTCGGCTAAATCCTGCTGATTATCAATCAATAATTGAAGATGAGAAATCATTTCAGTTAAAAGATTCTTTCTCTCATATAAAATTCGAAAAAGATGAAAGGATAGAACAAGGCGGATGCTTTATCGAAAGTGAAATTGGAAATGCTGATGGACGTATTTCTTCTCAGTTAAATGAATTAAAAAGAAAATTTGAAGCAGCAATAAACTCTGATTGA
- the fliI gene encoding flagellar protein export ATPase FliI encodes MNLSEQYIEKYLSKTANSDLIKLNGKVTDVIGLVIVSVGPNVSLGEVCTIVNKNGQEVCKCEVVGFKDGKVLSIALGEVHEISPKCEIIASGRNFSFGVGKELLGRVIDGLGNPIDGKGEIKLTSLRSLHREPPNPLERKRIDTVLQTGVRAIDGLLTVGRGQRIGIFAGSGVGKSVTLGMIARNTDADVNVITLIGERGREVREFIEKDLGEEGLKKSVVIAATSDKSALVRIKGAYLGTTIAEYFRDLGMDVVLMMDSVTRFAMAQREIGLTIGEPPTTKGYTPSVFAALPKLLERAGTTDSGSITGLYAVLVDGDDMTEPIADAVRSILDGHIVLSRKLANSGQFPAVDPLQSVSRVMPDIITKQHRYRTIVFNEILASYREAEDLINIGAYVKGSNPQIDHALNKIGQIKAFLKQDIFESSDYKSTLKRLSEIIEV; translated from the coding sequence ATGAACCTATCCGAGCAATACATAGAAAAATACTTAAGTAAAACTGCTAATTCAGACCTGATAAAACTAAATGGCAAGGTTACCGATGTTATTGGGCTGGTGATTGTTTCAGTTGGACCAAATGTTTCGCTGGGCGAAGTTTGCACTATTGTAAATAAAAATGGGCAGGAAGTCTGTAAATGCGAAGTAGTTGGTTTTAAAGATGGTAAAGTTCTTTCTATTGCATTAGGCGAAGTACACGAAATTTCACCCAAGTGTGAAATCATTGCAAGCGGAAGAAATTTTTCTTTCGGAGTGGGAAAAGAATTGCTCGGAAGAGTAATTGACGGACTTGGCAATCCGATTGATGGAAAGGGTGAAATAAAACTTACATCTCTGCGCTCATTGCATAGAGAACCGCCTAATCCGCTTGAAAGAAAAAGAATTGATACTGTATTGCAAACAGGAGTTAGGGCAATTGATGGATTGTTAACAGTAGGAAGAGGACAAAGAATCGGCATTTTTGCCGGCAGCGGCGTTGGTAAAAGTGTAACACTCGGAATGATTGCCAGAAATACTGATGCTGATGTAAATGTAATTACTTTAATTGGTGAAAGAGGAAGAGAAGTAAGAGAATTTATTGAAAAAGATCTTGGCGAGGAAGGATTAAAAAAATCTGTTGTTATTGCAGCAACAAGTGATAAGTCTGCTCTAGTAAGAATTAAAGGTGCATATCTCGGAACAACAATCGCAGAATACTTTCGTGACCTTGGAATGGATGTAGTGCTGATGATGGATTCTGTAACAAGATTTGCAATGGCACAAAGAGAAATTGGATTGACGATTGGTGAACCGCCGACAACTAAAGGTTATACTCCATCAGTTTTTGCAGCACTTCCTAAATTATTAGAACGGGCTGGCACAACCGATTCAGGATCAATTACCGGTTTATATGCTGTGCTGGTTGATGGCGATGATATGACTGAGCCGATTGCAGATGCTGTAAGATCAATTTTGGATGGACACATAGTACTGTCCCGCAAACTTGCAAACAGCGGACAGTTTCCTGCAGTTGATCCGCTCCAAAGTGTAAGCAGGGTTATGCCTGATATAATTACCAAACAACACCGCTACAGAACCATTGTGTTTAATGAAATTCTTGCTAGTTACAGAGAAGCTGAAGACCTTATTAACATTGGTGCTTATGTAAAAGGAAGTAATCCGCAGATTGATCATGCATTGAATAAGATCGGACAAATAAAAGCATTTTTAAAGCAGGACATATTTGAGTCATCAGATTATAAGTCAACTTTAAAACGATTATCAGAAATAATAGAAGTGTAA
- a CDS encoding flagellar FliJ family protein: protein MSKFKFKFESVKNVKEAFEKKAQKELAQIDLFISKHEDIKQKLIVEINQLRNSAYKRKMNISELQFLDGYDSVLRQQVDMQTEVIKQLEKKRAKKIEEVIIKSKEKKILNQLEETHKENFIKEENSIEMKYFDEIAVQNFNKVRK, encoded by the coding sequence ATGTCAAAATTCAAATTCAAATTCGAATCAGTAAAAAATGTTAAAGAAGCTTTTGAAAAAAAAGCACAGAAGGAATTAGCACAAATTGACTTGTTTATATCGAAGCATGAAGATATAAAACAAAAGCTGATAGTTGAAATAAACCAGCTCAGAAATTCTGCTTACAAAAGGAAAATGAATATAAGTGAGCTTCAGTTTTTAGACGGATATGATTCTGTACTGCGGCAGCAGGTAGATATGCAGACAGAAGTAATTAAACAGCTTGAGAAAAAGCGTGCAAAGAAAATTGAAGAAGTAATAATAAAGTCAAAAGAAAAAAAGATATTGAACCAGCTGGAAGAAACTCATAAAGAAAATTTTATTAAGGAAGAAAATTCTATAGAGATGAAATACTTTGATGAGATTGCGGTTCAGAATTTTAACAAGGTGAGAAAATGA
- a CDS encoding flagellar hook-length control protein FliK, producing the protein MFINSIFLPKAISDQKLTDTADNSIGNFTHLFSNVFRFVKDGQENSAPIQLCQSEESSVENPQNELLKVSLLADNKIVRENSSISMIVSMFMSQFRPGEKAPQIIESGKVKTSEHTPKYFSLSKNDLVKEIKNLFNSLDDIDVSQSGNAEILLLASGISIPLNIEKSNYSEIENLVVNQINTKSDFKFSIQIGNQKLTLDVEPVIEEKSLSVYPVEIVTDDADSDTNEIIRIESKENNINQINQNNTKTGGTSQPQLQGSKQALDNLDVKTDIDWSKVPETDDNKIINNSTDVDDEKIIVQNQTTVKNSSKIVIPDSAKQNNEPGLLAKDVSSSLDMVKPLQVTDKSDNLNTMSADKSDSKVVIKSDQKINSGSVNSAGVDKRSELNILAEETDLKEIKIDTPKFVKNSSTNSKINQEIKQNSDYKAPVFKETDISSNHIELKPKSSAGIINSVKPKNDNKIFLQQELAAEENNEIIKPELSIKTEVKNLTNHAETKDRPVEKVTNYTQPQKAGNYKTTIKVSKSPEVNIKSETTGDQKTIVKNSDTASLQVEETKSTKKNNSDVRILSEEADETQQKPSVVKENTQQTDKSAIIKEKQNNEVKDQKVGNDLTKVKSAKTPETKTASNENEHRAVKINYRERRVYSQIPELKIISDENTDKNAVQSKMPSEPVVKETTRNTDEVGKQLLSNPEIRQKDEKQVWVKVSVEKNETENSSELKKRSDVQNKISFDAKEVKKEFSANGNQDYESQKNPQAKQEAISVERVQNTEVSESFKLNQSSINDDNVLQLKPEQKTEQLHFKSEINSETIKHNTRAAEMIEKIKVISSSEMVKEVYKVIEANEKQSVVLKLVPRELGAIKVTLDTIENVLTAKVEVENETVGQIIRNNVEQLRQNLLQSGVQVNSISITYNSSQQKQHGFNNQKRKNNPYQQENNIDEAEEAVIIKKMGYNTYEYLA; encoded by the coding sequence ATGTTCATTAATTCTATTTTTTTACCCAAAGCTATATCCGATCAGAAATTGACTGATACAGCAGATAATAGCATTGGAAATTTTACTCATCTGTTTTCAAATGTATTCAGATTTGTTAAAGACGGACAGGAAAACTCCGCTCCAATTCAACTTTGTCAATCTGAAGAATCATCTGTAGAAAATCCACAAAATGAATTATTAAAAGTCTCTCTGCTGGCTGATAATAAGATTGTTAGAGAAAATTCCAGCATTTCAATGATTGTCTCCATGTTTATGTCTCAGTTCAGGCCTGGGGAAAAAGCGCCGCAAATAATAGAAAGTGGTAAAGTTAAAACATCTGAGCATACACCTAAGTATTTTTCATTGAGTAAAAATGATTTGGTAAAAGAAATAAAAAATCTTTTTAATTCTTTGGATGATATTGATGTGAGTCAATCAGGAAATGCTGAGATATTGTTATTGGCAAGCGGAATTTCTATTCCATTAAACATTGAAAAATCTAATTATAGTGAAATTGAAAACCTTGTTGTAAATCAAATCAACACTAAAAGTGATTTTAAATTCTCTATCCAAATCGGAAATCAAAAACTTACATTAGATGTTGAACCAGTAATTGAAGAAAAAAGCCTATCAGTATATCCTGTTGAAATTGTTACAGATGATGCTGATTCTGATACAAACGAGATTATCCGGATTGAATCAAAAGAAAATAATATAAATCAGATTAATCAAAATAATACAAAAACCGGAGGCACATCTCAGCCCCAATTACAGGGCTCAAAACAAGCTTTGGATAATTTGGATGTTAAGACAGATATAGATTGGTCAAAAGTTCCGGAAACTGATGATAATAAGATTATTAATAATAGTACCGATGTTGATGATGAAAAGATTATTGTTCAAAATCAGACAACAGTAAAAAACAGCAGTAAAATTGTTATACCTGATTCTGCTAAACAAAACAATGAACCCGGATTATTAGCTAAAGATGTTTCTTCATCGTTAGATATGGTTAAACCCTTGCAGGTAACTGATAAATCTGATAATCTAAACACAATGTCAGCTGATAAAAGCGATAGCAAAGTAGTTATTAAGTCAGATCAAAAAATTAATTCTGGTTCTGTTAACTCTGCCGGCGTGGATAAAAGAAGTGAACTTAATATTCTTGCAGAGGAAACTGATCTGAAAGAAATTAAAATTGATACACCCAAATTTGTTAAAAATAGCAGCACAAATTCCAAAATAAATCAGGAGATAAAACAAAATTCTGATTATAAAGCACCAGTGTTTAAAGAAACTGATATTTCCTCAAATCATATTGAGCTAAAACCAAAATCTTCAGCAGGTATTATTAATTCTGTTAAACCAAAGAATGATAATAAGATATTTTTACAGCAGGAATTGGCTGCCGAAGAAAACAATGAAATAATTAAACCGGAATTATCAATTAAAACTGAAGTTAAAAACCTTACCAATCATGCTGAGACTAAAGATAGACCGGTTGAGAAAGTAACAAATTATACTCAGCCGCAGAAAGCCGGGAATTATAAGACGACAATTAAAGTTTCTAAATCACCTGAGGTTAATATTAAAAGCGAAACAACAGGAGATCAGAAAACAATAGTTAAAAATTCAGATACTGCTTCTTTACAAGTGGAAGAAACAAAATCTACTAAAAAAAATAATTCTGATGTAAGAATTTTAAGTGAAGAAGCTGATGAAACACAGCAAAAACCTTCTGTTGTTAAAGAGAATACTCAACAAACAGATAAATCTGCAATCATAAAAGAAAAACAGAATAATGAAGTTAAGGATCAGAAAGTTGGTAATGATCTTACTAAAGTAAAGAGTGCAAAAACTCCTGAAACAAAAACTGCTTCCAATGAAAATGAACACCGTGCTGTTAAAATAAACTATCGTGAGCGTAGAGTTTATTCTCAGATCCCAGAGCTTAAAATAATAAGTGATGAAAATACAGATAAGAATGCTGTGCAAAGTAAAATGCCGTCTGAACCAGTAGTAAAAGAAACAACCAGGAATACAGATGAAGTTGGAAAACAGCTATTAAGCAATCCAGAAATCAGACAGAAAGATGAAAAACAGGTTTGGGTTAAAGTAAGTGTAGAGAAAAATGAAACAGAAAATTCATCAGAGTTAAAGAAGAGAAGTGATGTTCAAAACAAAATTTCATTTGATGCGAAAGAAGTAAAAAAAGAATTCTCAGCAAATGGTAATCAGGATTATGAATCACAAAAGAATCCACAAGCAAAACAAGAAGCTATATCAGTTGAAAGAGTACAAAACACAGAAGTCAGTGAAAGTTTTAAGCTTAACCAATCATCAATCAATGATGATAATGTACTGCAACTGAAACCAGAGCAGAAAACTGAACAACTTCACTTCAAATCAGAAATAAACAGCGAGACTATAAAGCATAATACCAGAGCGGCTGAGATGATTGAAAAAATTAAAGTGATTTCATCAAGCGAAATGGTTAAAGAAGTTTATAAAGTAATTGAAGCTAATGAAAAGCAATCAGTTGTGTTGAAATTAGTTCCCAGAGAGCTTGGTGCTATAAAGGTTACTCTCGATACAATTGAGAACGTTTTAACTGCAAAAGTAGAAGTTGAAAATGAAACCGTTGGACAGATTATCAGAAATAATGTTGAACAATTAAGACAAAATCTTCTTCAAAGCGGTGTTCAGGTTAATTCAATTAGCATCACGTATAACTCTTCGCAGCAAAAGCAGCACGGATTTAATAATCAGAAAAGAAAGAACAATCCTTATCAGCAGGAAAACAATATTGATGAAGCTGAGGAAGCAGTTATCATAAAAAAAATGGGTTATAATACTTACGAATATTTAGCATAG
- a CDS encoding flagellar hook capping FlgD N-terminal domain-containing protein codes for MYDGITSVNSGYGTGSLAGKTSMGKEDFLKLMLAQLKNQDPLSPMEGTEFAAQLAQFTSLEQLINLNKAMDTSINADYFLSQSINNTLAATLIGKEVKLNVNSFQNIGAENVTLGYNLSTKASSCSVKIYNESGKLVKTIEPAPKNSGDNKLIWDFYDNDGNKVPEGKYTFKVEAKDSKDKLISYSDFVLGKIDGVKFTEMGTMLVVGGANYYLSDIMEIYNPNEG; via the coding sequence ATGTATGATGGAATAACAAGTGTAAACAGTGGATATGGTACCGGAAGCTTAGCCGGAAAAACTTCAATGGGAAAAGAAGATTTCCTGAAGCTTATGCTAGCTCAGTTAAAGAACCAGGATCCATTAAGTCCGATGGAAGGAACTGAGTTTGCTGCACAATTAGCACAGTTTACCTCACTTGAGCAGTTAATCAATCTGAACAAGGCAATGGATACAAGTATAAATGCAGATTATTTCTTATCTCAATCTATAAATAATACGCTTGCAGCAACATTGATTGGAAAAGAAGTTAAACTTAATGTGAACAGTTTCCAGAATATCGGTGCAGAAAATGTTACCTTAGGATATAATTTAAGTACAAAAGCAAGCAGTTGCTCGGTTAAAATTTACAATGAAAGCGGGAAGTTGGTCAAAACAATTGAACCCGCACCAAAAAATTCAGGTGACAATAAACTTATTTGGGATTTTTACGATAATGATGGCAACAAGGTACCCGAAGGTAAATACACCTTTAAGGTAGAGGCAAAGGATTCAAAAGATAAACTGATTTCATATTCAGATTTTGTTCTTGGTAAAATTGATGGAGTAAAGTTCACCGAAATGGGCACTATGCTGGTTGTTGGCGGAGCAAACTATTACTTGTCAGATATTATGGAAATTTATAACCCTAATGAAGGATAA
- a CDS encoding TIGR02530 family flagellar biosynthesis protein: MPEINGISVPFIPIGDYNGTTPRIKGSKDSFEAIFQKELEKVKFSSHALKRLEERNIELSDAEMLKINTAVDKAELKGAKDSLVMMNETAFIVNIPNRTVVTALPIAESKENVFTNIDSVVFAV; encoded by the coding sequence ATGCCGGAAATTAATGGAATAAGTGTTCCGTTTATTCCCATAGGCGATTACAACGGAACGACTCCCAGGATCAAAGGATCCAAGGATAGTTTTGAAGCGATCTTCCAGAAAGAGCTTGAGAAAGTTAAGTTCTCATCACACGCTCTTAAAAGGCTGGAAGAAAGAAACATCGAACTAAGTGATGCAGAGATGCTGAAAATTAATACCGCTGTTGATAAAGCAGAATTAAAAGGAGCAAAGGATTCACTTGTTATGATGAATGAAACAGCTTTCATAGTCAATATTCCAAACAGAACAGTTGTTACTGCTCTGCCGATTGCAGAAAGTAAAGAAAATGTTTTTACGAATATTGACAGCGTAGTTTTTGCAGTTTAG
- a CDS encoding flagellar hook-basal body complex protein has product MSLINSLFSGVSGLRNHQAMMDVISNNIANVNTIGYKGSRVTFSDTFNKVIRYGSNPTETGGGTNTFQIGLGMKMNSVDRNWTQGTFEGTGTTTDLALQGKGLFVLENNGERFYSRAGAFIFDAAGRLVNSQNGAIVQGKVANDEGQIPPGNYLEDIIIDSNLRLPAVATTDISWGGNLDSSSSMTRSELYLQTGNINSAMAVGDSITDSNTIYDENGNAYTFQVTYTKTAADTYDMQYQLLDSSGAAVVGPTTAVVVFDPVTGDMLTINGAAPAPIGITNATLGINFSFDPTAVTQEANSNSLASNVDDNRDPTIVTGSVTIFDSLGSAHTLTLKFTKTSNNNWNWSCSIPAADGTLSGNTGTISFNPDGSINAISPNPPVVTFTPTGGASSQNIVLNLGDNFSGVTQTSSSSVVSALTQNGSSAASLSNINIDQYGYIVGVFSNGQSRQLAQILLATFPNLNGLISIGDNMFTVSANTGDALIGAPGESTGTTIQSGALEQSNVDLSEEFTRMIVSQRGFQASARIVTVSDTLLQEITNLVR; this is encoded by the coding sequence ATGTCTCTTATAAATTCTCTCTTCTCCGGTGTTTCCGGACTTCGTAACCATCAGGCAATGATGGACGTTATCAGTAACAATATTGCTAACGTAAATACAATAGGTTACAAAGGTTCACGCGTTACCTTTAGTGACACGTTTAATAAAGTAATCCGTTACGGTTCTAACCCTACAGAAACCGGCGGCGGAACTAATACTTTTCAGATTGGTCTTGGTATGAAAATGAACTCGGTTGATCGTAACTGGACACAAGGCACATTTGAAGGAACAGGTACAACTACAGACCTTGCATTACAGGGAAAAGGATTATTCGTTTTAGAAAATAACGGCGAAAGATTTTACTCCAGAGCCGGTGCATTTATTTTTGATGCTGCCGGAAGATTAGTAAACAGCCAGAATGGTGCAATAGTTCAAGGTAAAGTTGCAAACGATGAAGGACAAATTCCTCCCGGAAACTATCTTGAAGATATTATTATTGATTCTAACTTAAGATTACCTGCGGTTGCAACCACAGATATTTCCTGGGGCGGTAATTTGGATAGCTCTTCAAGTATGACAAGATCTGAATTATATCTGCAAACTGGTAATATCAATTCAGCTATGGCAGTTGGTGATTCAATTACTGATTCGAATACAATTTATGATGAAAACGGAAATGCTTATACTTTTCAGGTAACTTATACTAAAACCGCAGCAGATACTTATGATATGCAGTATCAATTATTAGATTCAAGCGGTGCTGCAGTAGTTGGACCAACAACTGCTGTAGTTGTGTTTGATCCGGTAACCGGGGATATGTTAACAATAAACGGTGCTGCACCTGCCCCGATTGGAATTACAAATGCAACTTTAGGAATTAATTTTTCTTTTGATCCTACTGCTGTTACGCAAGAAGCAAATTCAAATTCATTAGCTTCTAATGTTGATGATAACCGGGACCCAACGATCGTAACCGGCTCAGTAACTATTTTTGATTCCTTGGGATCAGCTCATACATTAACTCTGAAGTTTACAAAAACATCTAATAACAACTGGAACTGGAGCTGCAGTATTCCTGCTGCAGATGGTACTTTATCAGGCAATACTGGAACGATTTCATTTAATCCTGATGGTTCGATAAATGCAATTTCACCTAATCCTCCTGTTGTAACCTTTACCCCAACAGGCGGTGCAAGTTCACAGAATATAGTATTGAATCTCGGTGATAACTTTTCTGGAGTTACACAAACTTCTTCAAGCTCGGTTGTATCAGCCTTAACACAAAACGGTTCATCTGCTGCTTCATTATCAAACATCAATATTGACCAATATGGTTATATTGTTGGTGTGTTCTCAAACGGACAATCAAGACAGCTTGCGCAGATACTGCTTGCAACATTTCCGAACTTGAACGGATTGATAAGCATTGGCGATAATATGTTTACTGTTTCAGCAAATACCGGTGATGCATTGATCGGTGCACCAGGTGAATCAACCGGAACTACAATTCAATCCGGTGCGCTTGAGCAATCTAATGTAGATCTTTCTGAAGAGTTCACAAGAATGATTGTATCTCAAAGAGGATTTCAGGCAAGTGCCAGGATAGTAACAGTATCCGATACTTTATTACAGGAAATAACAAACTTAGTAAGATAG